GGCGGTTCAGAGTGCTATTTCACATGCTAATCCCACTGTGTTTGCAAGAGCCATGTCATATGATTCAgatcatttttcattattaatgAACTGTTCAGTGAACCCTCAGGCCCTGTGGATGGAGGTCTTGTCACCCTGGAAGTGACCACTCCCACTTTGTACTGATTGTATTGATTTTCAGCAGTCTTTCCCTCCAAAGGGACTATTGGACTCAAGCTGTGTCAGCAAAATGCCCTTATAGCAAAACAGAGCAGCAAGATCTCGTCACTGTAGGGGTCAAGGGTTCAgggttttcctttaatttgtcgtCCTTTGTAtatcaaaattagaaaaatattttttacacacaGTTTATTGTGATGCTAATTTGATTTAATCCATACTGGCAGTCACATTTGCTGCATAATTAAAGACCTGATGATGGTATTTGTATGAGATGTTGACCCCTCGTGAACCTAATTTAAGTTACTCACTGTGTGTTAAATTTATAATGTGCCCTGTCAATCAGATATGATTTGTAATTTAGAGTGGATTGACTGTGCTTCAAGAGCTTCAGAGAGAAGTGACAGTGAAGGAAAGCGTTCTACGGCAGTCGGTCAAAGCCCTTACTGATGTGGTCTCAGAAAGAGAGCCTGTTCTCACACAGCATGAGCAGGTACTACAGTAATAACACATCATGCATGCTTTGTTGAAGTGTATTGAGAGAGTAAATTGTTAAACTTAAGCTCGGCATacactgtgcaatttttttcagtcacgttattcagctcctgctcaaactgtacgattgaatcgcaggggttagaagtttgtaggtcacgatgcagggtcccacattatacggcccgatgctctgatgcgacctgagtgctcacactgtgcgtccataacatgaagcttataacacaaaatctgtctctcgctctccctttctctccctctctctccccctctcttttAATATGATCTCCAGGAAGTTGAAGTGAACAAACTGTTGGCCTCTTAAATCGAACAAACACCCACAACAAATGCAGTGTATTccccaaaataaatgtttttcaaagaaaatttTCAAATACtttacatccttttttttttcttttacctgcaTCATTGCATCTGAAGTctgctttttaaataacattcatAAAGTCCACTGTGTCTGTGCCTAAATGCCTGTTGTTCAAATTGAAACGTCTGACATAAAGTGCTATTGCTGTCAGTGCTGTCACACACTTGTCATTGCTGATTATAGTCTTTGCACTTTCCGTCTAGGAAGGGCTTATTGCTCTGTGGGACTCTGATGATGAGTCAAAGAACGAGGCCTTGGATGACAAGATTCACGACATCCCAGCGGTGTCTTCAAAACCTCGAATTGACAAGCTGTGGCATCGCACCACTGAGGGCCGAATGGTTGTGGGAGTGATACTAACTACTGACAGATCAGCGTAAACATGATttctttgttacatttttaaaaattatttgatgGACAAAGGTCCAAGGTTCTGAAACGCATTATCTAAACATTTAGTAGTGACGCCTCTGAAATCTTAATCTGCTTGATACCTTGTCACTCATAATCTGTTCGTGTGGTTGAGTGGATCCATGAGTGTAGGGTGAAGACAGaggcaacaacaaacaacatggCATTCTGTGCTTTAATCAAGTGACAAGAACCACAGTCCAGCTGTCAGACGGTATCATTGCTGTCTGATTAGATTTATCTGAACTTAAACAGTTGCTGTTTGCTGTGAAATAATGTGGAATAAATCACATTACTTTGCGCTCGATTAAATCAGTAAGAAACTCTAAACATAATCAGCACTAACTGGATAGAGATCCTTTTTTTGCCTCTTTGATTGCCCCTCACTACAAGGCAGATACAGGGTGACTAGGtagtcaccatggcaacaagtTTTTAATATCTTTCCAACCTCCTTATGTGGGAACAAAAAGCTATCAGATTCCTCCATCCACCTGTTACCGATTTTTCATTTGAGAACATGTGAAGGAAAGCTACTTTCATGACGGTCTCAGGTGCCATTTAAGTCCCACACATTGCTGTTTTGATTGGTGTACTTGCACAGCTGATGTAATTTCACTGCCTGGAAATAATCAATTCACAAGCAGTCGCACATTCAattcacagacacacgcacacatcgtCTTTACTGTTATATCAATTTCCACTCTGAATAGCCACTATCTGTGTGATATCTGATTGTTAGTGATGTGCTATTTTTGTTCCAGACCAGTGACCAATGTGAGCTTATCCATCCTGACAGACACGGGCCAGTGCTCAAGGCCCGCAGTCATCCAGACCCAGAGCCAAGTGTTCTGGCTCCCTGCGGCCTGCTCCtcgccatcatcatcctcctcctcttccttctctgcCTCCACATTCCCAGAGCCCCCAGCCAAAAAAAGCAAGCAGCACAACGCCATCAGCACCAATGATCTCAACGCATGCAGAGTGGCTGTGACTGCGGTGACCAAGCTGACACCTCTGTTGAACTCTGGCCGTGTCAAGTGCCATGTCATGCTCCATTACATCCAGACACCAGATGCTTTTTCCTTCATGAGCAACCAAAGACCAGTTGTGTTGCACTGTGGCCAAGTTGCTTTAGACATTCAGAACAATTTGCACACCGAGCTGCTTAAAACTCCCCAACTCATAGCAGGTAAAAGCACAAAGGTGTGCGACTTGTGATTTTACTCCTGACATGTAGATGTTAAcaattgttttgttattttctccagATGAGGTTAGAGAGGACTTCCTGAGTCTTTTAACTGTGCTGGATCACTGGGTCTTCCATATAGACTCTCCTGAATACAGCTTAGGTGACATAAATGGCTGGATTCAAAAAAGAGTGGGTTGTAAGAAGATAGAAGTGAGCCCTCAGTATCTACTATTAAATTCTTCAGGACCATCTGCTCTCATGCTGCTGAACTGGCATCAGATAACCCCTTTCCAGGGAGAGCTGCATGTCCATTCCAGGTAAATAAGTTTCTGATGGCTGATACCAGTAAGGCTGTATTTCTGACTTCTGAGATGTATAGTTACAATTGAATTATCAATTTGGAGATTGAAAGGAGTATTTCTTGTAAATCTTAGAATTTAAGGGTACCGCATGgaccaaataaacaaacaagaagaaagaaCATCTGTTACCCACAAGGATCTGTCCTATGCTATTACATTTAGTCTTTCTATTCTGCTATTccttatattttcttttctagttATCCAAAGCTAGATATTACAACCTGTAATATCACTGCTCAGTGCACTGAGCCACTTCTACTAGGGATTGTCGTGAtgtattaaattttatttaaagaaaaagaaagcatagTTCTACGAGTAGAAGCCTCCACTGCTCAATTTATATTAACAGATTCAAAGCTGAAATAGCTTTGAAGTTGACTAAGATGTATGTCAGCATGATATACCACTGAATATCAAAGAGATTAAGATTCTCTGGAGAGCAGAGCACTTAAAATTACAAATCCCCAAAATAAACTCTGAACTAGCAGCTGGTTGTGAATCAGCtgacaaatgacaaaaaaagatttcaacAAACTTAACTTCTTTAAATGTATTGTGACATGAATTATGTAATAACTTGTGAAatgtcacctttttttttttttttgttcacatgCAGCCAGTTACAGATGTTCCAGTTCTTGGACTCTCTGCTGGCGTACCTCCCCGAGTCCTGTTCCATCCAGCCTCTCAAAGGTGCTGGAGGTAAGGGTGCATCTAAAATGTTTGCCTTAGCGCTGGAAAAAGAGCTGGTGTCTCTCAGAGAGTATGCCTCATTACTACTCTGCgaagaagatgaagagaagCTAAAGGAGAAGTGCTTTGGATATAAAGAAACCCCTGATGCAGGTTCTGTAGAGGGGCTCCAGAAGTGTAGAGCGATGTGCCAGAGGGACTTGGAGAGGAGCAATATGAAGTTGAGCCCCCTGGTGGATGTGGGGCAGTATCGTAGGCTGATCCAAAGCATGTCGAAAATCCAACTTAATGGGGATTTGGCAGCACTCTTAGACATTCAGTTTTCTCCACtaatgtgctgcagtggttttcaTGGTTAAAAATCCCACCTCTAAATagctctttatttctttattgtgtCTGGTGTAATGACTAAAAAGATACATTTTACCACAAATGAGAACCTAGCCGCTCTGCACAGCCTCTTTGTATTTATGCCTTTCTAGTGTCTATTGATAAAAGCCTCAGCCCATTTCAATTGGACCATGTGGGATTCTTAAAATGACACCTTTATGATGCAGCCCtctgtttaattaatttttctATTTATGTCCTTTTAGACTAATGTGTTCAAAAATGCCCTTTTATGTCTGTTGCTGCCTGCAGCCACATGCTAGACAGAGATCACTTTCATCCAGGAGTCAGAAACAgtttgtgttatgaataaagaCACC
This genomic window from Astatotilapia calliptera chromosome 16, fAstCal1.2, whole genome shotgun sequence contains:
- the fancb gene encoding Fanconi anemia group B protein isoform X1 translates to MMESVLSEDLYRNPHRLSHCGKTISFNCKRAPGTNDNEGSELIFCSLSFEREGNTFLKAADGAAVISRKRLAHVDIVKCKSVTDAQKRATAPCVLVIKKSEKRSSFQYSLLTLSSSNRLEPCVEFKLPYQMKGAVYILQGPTVLWRHEGGVLYTSPQAEGVRQVPIHFSHCVVGELPLHKGQVFVLGLQKLPEESTSQTLGYFVEDGQVFDGSVILPHLYISITQCILVVAADRVDGVLKCDVVAATSNRQLVYFENGVVKDVCQLPFEQPENIQVVNTGRYGSLFAVSFCEGHVCTIWKETFQIAALWSSVTSIHVDDFLGCGTDQMLLVFKDRVIALEEFLITDLCGVSFSHGQDTEAPKTSPPPPENYLLTLKALESRLQSGLTVLQELQREVTVKESVLRQSVKALTDVVSEREPVLTQHEQEGLIALWDSDDESKNEALDDKIHDIPAVSSKPRIDKLWHRTTEGRMVVGVILTTDRSAPVTNVSLSILTDTGQCSRPAVIQTQSQVFWLPAACSSPSSSSSSSFSASTFPEPPAKKSKQHNAISTNDLNACRVAVTAVTKLTPLLNSGRVKCHVMLHYIQTPDAFSFMSNQRPVVLHCGQVALDIQNNLHTELLKTPQLIADEVREDFLSLLTVLDHWVFHIDSPEYSLGDINGWIQKRVGCKKIEVSPQYLLLNSSGPSALMLLNWHQITPFQGELHVHSSQLQMFQFLDSLLAYLPESCSIQPLKGAGGKGASKMFALALEKELVSLREYASLLLCEEDEEKLKEKCFGYKETPDAGSVEGLQKCRAMCQRDLERSNMKLSPLVDVGQYRRLIQSMSKIQLNGDLAALLDIQFSPLMCCSGFHG